TACTTACCTTAAATACAATTGCACATACTGTAGGAGCAATTTTAGTAGGTGTTCAAGCTGAAAAACTCCCCTATAAAGTTGAAATATGGGGAGTAAATATTGTGGGAATTGTTTCAGCTATAATGACGATGCTCATCTTAGTGGTTTCTGAAATTATTCCAAAAACTATTGGTGCTACCTATTGGAAAAAATTGGGGTCGTTTACAGCACTTTTTCTAAAACTAATTATTTTTCCCTTAAAGTACACTGGTATTCTGTGGCTGTTAATGCTAATTACCCGCTTGGTGGGCAAATCTGCCCATGTAAGTACCATGAGTCGGGAAGAATTTATGGCAATTACAGATGCCGCCGAAGAAGAAGGAGTGTTTGAAGAAAATGAAACTACCGTTATTAAAAACTTATTGGTGTTTAAAAGCGTACACGCAAAAGATGTAATGACGCCATTTACAGTTGTAACTTTAGAAGACGAATCTAAAAGTCTCGAGGCTTTTCATCAAGATCATAAAAGTTTGCGGTTTTCTCGTATTCCCGTTTATAAAGACAAATCGCATAACATTACCGGTTTTGTGCTTCGGGATGATGTGCTGGAAGAAATTGTGGAAGATCGGGGCGATAAGCTGTTAAGCGATTTAAAACGCGAAATATTTGTTGTTGCTGCCGAAAAGCCAATCCCGGAACTTTTTGAAACATTTATAAAACAACGCGTGCATATTGCTTCTGTAGTTGACGACTTTGGCAATACCATTGGTGTAGTTACTATGGAAGATATTATTGAAACGCTCTTGGGTCTTGAAATTATGGACGAAAGTGACAGTATAGAAGATATGCAACTACAAGCGCGTAAAAATTGGGAGCGTCGGGCCAAACGGATGGGAATTCAAATCAATACAGATATTACCGGCGAAGACGAGGAGAACAACACATAATGGAAACGGCCTATATAAATTCACCAATAGGAGTTTTGGAACTAAAAGGCAGTGCCCAGGGTCTTGCTTCGGTTTATTTTACAGACGATAAAAATGTGGCTATTTCTAAAATATGCCCCGAATATTTAAATGAAGCGATTGTTCAATTGCGAGAATATTTTGAAGGGAAGCGGCACCAATTCAATTTAAAACTCGCGCCGGAGGGTACAGATTTTCAGAAACGAGTTTGGAAACAATTACAGGAAATACCTTTCGGAAAAACTGCTAGCTATCAGCAAATGGCGAACAAACTTGGCGATCCAAAAGTAATTCGCGCGGCTGCTTCGGCCAATGGCAAAAATCCCATTTCAATAATTATTCCTTGTCA
This region of Aequorivita marisscotiae genomic DNA includes:
- a CDS encoding CNNM domain-containing protein → MALLLIYAILSIFFSFLCSILEAALLSFTPTYLRMKTNEGKSYAITLTNFKKDIDKPLIAILTLNTIAHTVGAILVGVQAEKLPYKVEIWGVNIVGIVSAIMTMLILVVSEIIPKTIGATYWKKLGSFTALFLKLIIFPLKYTGILWLLMLITRLVGKSAHVSTMSREEFMAITDAAEEEGVFEENETTVIKNLLVFKSVHAKDVMTPFTVVTLEDESKSLEAFHQDHKSLRFSRIPVYKDKSHNITGFVLRDDVLEEIVEDRGDKLLSDLKREIFVVAAEKPIPELFETFIKQRVHIASVVDDFGNTIGVVTMEDIIETLLGLEIMDESDSIEDMQLQARKNWERRAKRMGIQINTDITGEDEENNT
- a CDS encoding methylated-DNA--[protein]-cysteine S-methyltransferase; the protein is METAYINSPIGVLELKGSAQGLASVYFTDDKNVAISKICPEYLNEAIVQLREYFEGKRHQFNLKLAPEGTDFQKRVWKQLQEIPFGKTASYQQMANKLGDPKVIRAAASANGKNPISIIIPCHRVIGSDGSLTGFAGGLYRKKWLLEHENPSPQQSLF